The Bdellovibrio sp. GT3 genome contains the following window.
GACCTTGCTGGCAAACAAGTCTTTAAGGAAAGTTTGATAGTCCTGGTATTCTAATGGTGAAATCATGTGGACTATATAGCGAAGCCTGACTTCAATGTCCACCGGGGTGTTGTCCACAGATAACCATTACTTGAGATGTCTTGAATTTACTGAATCTTTCCCTGTGTTTACTATTAGAAAACCTATAAAATCTACCTGAAATCCTCCTGAATCGGGGAATTTTACCTGATAGTGGTGTCCAGTGGTCACCATGACATCCTTTTAAGAGGATCTTGTGGAAAACCTGCTTTATACGATTCAAGTCTGTTTGAAATTTTAATAAAGAACCTAAATATAAAGGAGACTTCAATGTTTACGAAAATTTTGACTACTGCCGCAACTCTGGTTGGTTTTTCTTCCGTATCTTACGCTGGTGCCGCAAATGCTCTTCTAGAGTGCGTGTCTGACTCCGGCAAAACAAAACTTGTTGCGGATATCCCAGGGGACTATAGTTCTGCAGCCGTTTCCATCAATGTCGAAGGCAAAGAACTGCACTGGATCAACTCTGCGCGTGAAGGTGAAATCATCTACTCCAAACCTCAGGAACAATATCCAAACTACGAACTGGCGACCATTTCAAGTGTTGTTTCCATCTCTCGTAAAGTGGCGACATTGCAGGTTGTGGACAAGAAATACGAATTCAATAAAATCACTTTGATCGCTTACCCTGAAACAATTAAAGGGAAAACAGCGGATGCTACTTTCCGTGCAACTCTATCAACAAAAGATCCACGCGCTGAGAACAAATATCTTTATGATGTTCCAGTGACTTGCAAATACGGCTATTCTATTTAGTGTTTGCCGCCAGCTTCCTTCATTTTTCTGACTACGATCTGGATCGTTTCAGAGTCAATCCGGGCTTTTTTCATTAAGGAAACGGCCCGGCCAAAATCATCAGAATCCAGTGCCTCAAAGAAATCATCCAGTTTACCGATAGCTGCGATTTGCTCTAAAACTTCAGTACCTTCAAAGTCGGCTTCATCCATGATTCACCCCGCATGGAGATTTTAGCGAACAGTGATATAGACTGCAATCAGTTTACAGAAAGAAGAATGTGGTTGTTTGCGATCACAATCTGCGTGATAGGATTTACCAATTCAAGATGAACATGGGGTTTCCCCGGGGCATGGTTGCCAAGCACGGAATTGTTATCAATGCGAAAACGACGTTTGCCATCGGCACTGACAAAAACGCCGCTGCCGGCTTTGCCAATTTGCTTATAGCCATCCCCCATCCATCGCTCCCCCATAGCCAAGGCTTCGGTCTGATTGACAGTGTAGCGACTGGTGATGTTTCCCTGACCTTCAATAGTCTCAATGATCACGGAATCGATCAGCTGGTGGTCGATCTTTTCATTCAGGAACAGGGATGAGATTGGGGCGGTCTTTTGCTCAAATACACTCGTACAGGCAAGGTGCGGGGATGCCGCCGCATCCACAACGGCAAGGACAGTCAGGACAAAGGCGGCAATAAGTGAATTTTTAAACAGTTTACGTGCGAAATCCATCAGGGCAGGTCTTGCGAAATCCAGACCGCCTTGAGATCAAATATGAAGGTCCTCAAGGGCTTTCAGGGCTCAAAACTATCGACAGGGGCCGTTTTTCGCGGGCCTACAGGGAAGTTATTGGTAGTGATAAAGCCGTGCCTTGATCTCGGAGATGCGCTCTTCAACAAAGGCCGTGGGATCTGGTTGGGGCACTGGAGCCCCTGAAGTCAATTCCGCCAGGGCTTGCTCATAGTAAGGTTGCGCTTCAGCGTATTTTCGCAAGTCATAGTAGGTATTGGCGATATTCAGTGCAGGGGCTTTTTTTAAACCAGGATTATGTTTCGATTTCTCTTCAAGGTCCAAATACAAATCCAGAGATTTATTTAAATCCCCCAGATAATTGTAATATGCGGCCTCTTGAAACTTCTGTTCCTCCTGAGGATAGAAGTCCGCGATCATATTTAGAACAACATCTTTGTATTTATCTTTAAGTTCCGGATTTCTAAGTTTGGATCTTAAAAAGGAAATAAGGTTGTCGTTGGCGCGCGTGTTTCCGGCCGACTTAAAGTCCTGATACATTTTCACAGGGTCATCCGCTAATACACAAGCTTCGCCCTGAAAACATCTTGAAACCAGGCTTTCAAAGTTACCGGCATTCAACTCCAGCACTTTGTCTTCCGGCTTGGGAGCATCCAAAAGCTTTACCTGATCCGTTCCTGTGGATAGTTGCACGCGATTGAGCATGTTTTCCGGAATAACCGGAGGCTTCATCTCCCCGACCTCACCTCCAGCCTCAATATCAGTGTCTGTCTTCTTGGGATAGAAAATAACAAACACAACGATAAGGATGACTAATACAATCAGGATCGCCAGGGCTTTTTTATTTTTGAATATTTCCATACAAACCTTACTGAAGTTTCTCTAACTGATTTTGTTTTTCCTGCAACAGTTCACGTATAGATCGAATCACGTCTTCCTGGCCTTGTAAATTTCTTTCAGCCTGTTGCACCTGAGATTGCGCCGACATTTGGGTAAGACGATTTTGCCGATAGGAGTACTCCAAACGTTGGATATCCTCGCGCAGGGAGCCAATCTCTTCCTGAATCTCCTCTCGCGCCGCTGAATTATCACTGGCTGCCTGTCGGGCCTGTTGCTGCATTTGCTGTGACTGCTCCAGGGCTTGCGCTGCCAATTGAAGTTTTTGAACTTTCATGTCCTGCAGAGCCTGTAGCTGTTGCTCAAGTACCGACTGGATCTCCTGGACTTTTTGATCCCGCAGATTCAGGTAATTGTAATTCGACTTCCAATATTCCAGATCCTCCTGGGTTTTCTTAACCAGGCCTTCCTGTTGTAAAATGTTTTGATCCATTTGCTCGGAGTAATAGCGCAGGGACACACTCTGTGCACTGAGGGCCTGTTGGATCTCCTGCTGAAGCCCGCCTTGAGTCATCTGGTCGTTATCAAGGGTTTCATTTAAAGATTGAATTTCCTGGTAGGCCTGACTGACCTGATTTCTATAATTGAGCTCAATGCGATCGGGATTACTTCGCTGTCGCAATTGATCAAGGTATTGCTTTTGGGTATCGAGCTTTTGATTCTCCTGCAGGAGCTGCTCAGAAAGGGCCTGCATCTCTTGTTGCAGCTGAGTCTTTTTAAGTGCATTTTCCGGTGCATTGGCTAGAGACGGATCTGCGACTGCCGCTGTCCGCCTCTTGATTAGTTTTTCGGTATCATCCTTGGATTCAGTTACGAGCGCCTGTGTTTTCTTTAGTTCCTTGCCGAACTTGGTAAACCAAATACCAAATCCGACAACAATCAGGACCACCAAAATAAACAACGAGTTTTTCGTCATCAATCCCGCCTATACCGGAATCTCCACAATCGAGCGAATTCCGTTTCGAGCTGTCATCGCATGCACCACGGCACGAAGGCCCATGATCGTTTTACCTTGGGCTCCAATAACCTGTCCCAGGTTGTCCTTGGCGCAATTCACCCGGTACACCGTGGTCTTTGGACCTACATAGGTTGTGACGGTGACGGTGTCTGGCTGATCCACCAGAAAACGCACCATTTTTTCAATTAAAACGCGAATCTCCTCGCGATATTCATCCGCATTGACGTCATCGCCCTTGATGCGATTTTCATCCTTGAAACCTTTGTAAGGCTCAAAATCATTCATGGTGAAACTCCTCTAATGAAATCAGAAACCCCGTGGCGGTCAAAACTGCAGTGAAAGCCATGGACCGGAGCTGAGTGCGCCTGGAATCCCAATTTTTGTGCTGTGTTTACGAAAAGCTGTGATCCTTCTTGAAATCCGAAATTATCTCCCCGACCCGTTGATACATAATAAGAAGGTTTCAACATTCCCATCGGGTATCGCTCCGGAAGTTTCAAAGCACTATGAACATCCCAGTCGTTGGCATCGCTGATGTACTGTCTGGAAATTCCAATCAAAGAATCCACCAGCAGAGTTTCCGCCCGGGTGCGCTTGATATAATCACGGATTTCCTGAGGGGCGGAATAAGGGCCTACAACTGTGACGGCAGGACAAAGTAAAACGACCCGCTCAAAATAACCCGGAAGTCGCAGGCTGGCCTGGACCGCATTAAAGCCACCCATGGATTGACCGATCAACATTCTCCGGCCTTGGCGAAGTCCGCCCAGCTGATCCTCTAAATAGGGTAAAATCTGATCGCGAAATAGTGATAAATACTGGTGCTTTTGATTTTCAACCATCATCCACACGCGACCAAAGGATATCGTAACCACCGTGGGTTCGTAACCATCGCTCATCCATTTGCGCGCAATGGATCTGGTGTCATTCTTATTGAACCAGGATTTTTCTGTCGCAGAAATGCCGTGAAAGAAATAGACGATGTCCTGATTGCGACTGCGATCAACATTGTTAACACAAAATTTCACATTGGTGCCGCTGAATACTTTAGAAGAGCAATGGGCTTCCAGGACACCCGCAAATGATGTCCTTAGGGAAAATAGCGAAAACAACGCCACAATTAGCGCAAGTCCTCTCACGGTTGCCTCCATTTCGGATAGGCTCCTCTATGAGAATCTTGAAATCAATTTGCAATGTCGAAATCTTCACGAACTCTGTGTTTAGACACGAGAGTTTGCTCACCCGTATTCAGGCAACGCAGATAAAAATGATTGTACCCAGTGTTGGTGATCACAAAACGACTTGGGTTCTTTGGTGAAATCTTTTTCGCAAGGACAGACCCCACATCCAGAGTCTCGTACTTCTTCAGCAGCTTTTGCGAAACATGCGAGCGATAGATATGTAACGCCACCGCTGAAGCTAAAAACGCAAATGCTGTTGATCCACATACGGCCCAATGAAATTTTCTTTCCAGCAATAAAGTAAAAGAAACCGGAGCCAGAACCGAGACCAAAACGATAGCTCCAGTCAGGCGGCGTTCCTGTTTTTGATACTTTTTAAATTCGTCGGAAAATGAAGACATCGGCAAACCCTCTCGATGGGAGACTCCTATAAAACCACGAAAGGTTAATGAACATCGAGTCCAGAATTGGTTAAAGTTTTGTTGAAGAAATGTTTTGCCGCTGCGTTTCCGTTACTGACAGCTTCTTTGCGCTGATGTTTGCTTAAGGAACTCAGTGAGGTTTTTATGCAACTTTTGCTTTCGCTCCTATTTGCGACCCCGGTTTTTGCTTCCAACCATATTCAGGATAGTCAAACCTGCCCGGATCTGGTTGAGCGCGGTGGATCCATCCAAGTCCAGGTTCGTCCTACAGATAAAGGCAATTGTTTCCTTTCTGTTGGCAACTACAAACTAAACACAATGTTTTATCGTAATTACCTTTTTGCAGCCGATGGCAACCTAATGGTTTTCAATTCCTTCGGATCCGGTCCCATTTCTGAAACGACAGGGGCTCGTGAGTTTTATTTCTTCCCACGTCGTTCCAAGTACCCGACATTCACATGGAATGAGGAGCAACGTCAGCTTGTGGTGACCTCCACAACGGGTGATGAATATTACTTCGACTATGAAACAGCTGAATTGAAGGGATCAAATAAGGCCGTCACTCAAGTCGCAGCCGAAATTTCAAAAACCAATGGCGGTGGCGTTGAAATCAAAAAATACAAAGGTCTGGTCTTCGATGCCGGTTTTAAAATGGGTGCAGCACCTACCAGCAACCCAAAAGCAAAGGGCACCTTCACTGATGAAACTGGCAGAACCTGCTCAATCAATATTGGCGATATCTTTAGTTATACTGAAGATATGGATCCTTACGTGAAGTACACCGATAAGAATCTGGCAAAGTTTTTAAAGAGCAAATGCTCGAAATTAAAATTCCCGACACTTTAAAAAATCAGAATCAGAAGGGGAGTCTAACCACTCCCCTTCTGATTTTTCTGGACTCCCCTGCATAAATTAGGACCAAATCTTCATGTGGTTTCTTAAGACCCAGACCACACCTCAAGTAACTTCGAAGGTTCTTTTGACAGTAAAAACCTATAGGTTTGAAATTGCAGGAGGTTTTGTGCGCGCATTTCATTGGATTACCAGCATGTTGTTATTAAGTTCATGTACGACGATGACGAATCAAATTCCTGAGATGACCTACACGGATCAGATCTACACCCCAGCCTCTTTCATTCCACATACGGGCGATGGGCCATTTAAAAACTATCTGGCATTCAACCTAAGCCATGACGGCTACAAGCCGATCCTGGAACAACTGGAAGGCCTGTTAAAAACAACCCTAAAAAGTCGCGGCGAATCCCACATCACGGTTGTAACGCCGGTTGAATTCGACAAAGTTCTTAGTCGCCGTCTGAAAATGCAGGATATCCATGCCCTTGCTGAAAGCATGCAGCTGCAAAAAAGCCCTTACCATCCCCTGTGTCTGGGGCAAGGTCGCATGAATCTGAATGGAAAAGAGGAAAGCACGTATTTCGTGGTGGTGGAGTCTGAAGCCCTTTTCAAGATCCGCAAAGCGATTGAGGAGCTTTATATCCGTAAAGGTGGGAAATCTGGTGAATTTAAAGCGGAATTGTTTTTCCCGCACGTGACCTTGGGGTATACTGAGCGCGACTTACACTATGAAGATGGCGTTATTAAAGATGCTGCCAGCTGCGTATACAAAATGGAGCCCGGTCCCCGTTCTAAATGATTTCAACTGACCCACAAACTCTAATCCCATGCCCCTATGAAAAGACCTGCTCTGGTTGCCAGTTGCTGGATATTCCCTATGGTGATCAGATAAAGAAAAAAACCAGTGAACTGAGTCAGCTTTTAAAAGAGCACGGCATCCATACACCTTCCCAGATCGACTTTCTGTCGGCCGGTGCCGCTTACTTACGGGACCGCCTGGATTTCAGCCTTCAAGAGGGCCGCCTGGGTCTTTATGGCAAAAACTCCCGGGAGATCGTGGATATTGAAGTGTGCGCACAGCTTTCGCCAGAACTTCAAAAATGGTACACAGAGTTTCGCAAAATCAAATGGCCCTTTACCAAGGGATCCATCCGCCTGCGCGTCGGCCCTGATGGCAAACGAGGTGCGTGGCTGGATTTTGCCAATATCGACATCAAAGCTCTTTTGGACGAGCAGTCGATTCTTAAATCATTACTAGAACAGGCCTTTGTTGAAATCGGTCAGCGTCGCAAAGTTCCCGTGTGGACCGGCAATGAGTTTAAACTTAAAGATCCCGAGCTAAATACTTGGTTTACGACGTGGATTCAGGATGCTCCAGTGCCTCTTTACTGCCACATCGCAAGTTTCACCCAGCCAAGCCTTAAAGCAAACACGCTGATTGCTGATAAGATCTCCACATGGGTGGGGCAATATCCCGATGCCAGAATCATTGAATTCGGCTCCGGCATTGGCAATCTGACGATACCAGCACTTGCAACGGCGAAATCTGTTTTGGCTTGTGAAATCGATGCACTTTCTTTGGAGGGGCTTGAGAAAACAGTTCTTATGTTACCTTCCAATTTGAAAGATCAAGCTGCGAAATTAACAATCTATCGTGGTGATTTTCAAAAGAAGATCCTGCAGGATTTCTCTCAGTTCG
Protein-coding sequences here:
- a CDS encoding tetratricopeptide repeat protein, coding for MEIFKNKKALAILIVLVILIVVFVIFYPKKTDTDIEAGGEVGEMKPPVIPENMLNRVQLSTGTDQVKLLDAPKPEDKVLELNAGNFESLVSRCFQGEACVLADDPVKMYQDFKSAGNTRANDNLISFLRSKLRNPELKDKYKDVVLNMIADFYPQEEQKFQEAAYYNYLGDLNKSLDLYLDLEEKSKHNPGLKKAPALNIANTYYDLRKYAEAQPYYEQALAELTSGAPVPQPDPTAFVEERISEIKARLYHYQ
- a CDS encoding KH domain-containing protein — protein: MNDFEPYKGFKDENRIKGDDVNADEYREEIRVLIEKMVRFLVDQPDTVTVTTYVGPKTTVYRVNCAKDNLGQVIGAQGKTIMGLRAVVHAMTARNGIRSIVEIPV
- a CDS encoding alpha/beta hydrolase-fold protein, translating into MRGLALIVALFSLFSLRTSFAGVLEAHCSSKVFSGTNVKFCVNNVDRSRNQDIVYFFHGISATEKSWFNKNDTRSIARKWMSDGYEPTVVTISFGRVWMMVENQKHQYLSLFRDQILPYLEDQLGGLRQGRRMLIGQSMGGFNAVQASLRLPGYFERVVLLCPAVTVVGPYSAPQEIRDYIKRTRAETLLVDSLIGISRQYISDANDWDVHSALKLPERYPMGMLKPSYYVSTGRGDNFGFQEGSQLFVNTAQKLGFQAHSAPVHGFHCSFDRHGVSDFIRGVSP
- a CDS encoding RNA methyltransferase; amino-acid sequence: MISTDPQTLIPCPYEKTCSGCQLLDIPYGDQIKKKTSELSQLLKEHGIHTPSQIDFLSAGAAYLRDRLDFSLQEGRLGLYGKNSREIVDIEVCAQLSPELQKWYTEFRKIKWPFTKGSIRLRVGPDGKRGAWLDFANIDIKALLDEQSILKSLLEQAFVEIGQRRKVPVWTGNEFKLKDPELNTWFTTWIQDAPVPLYCHIASFTQPSLKANTLIADKISTWVGQYPDARIIEFGSGIGNLTIPALATAKSVLACEIDALSLEGLEKTVLMLPSNLKDQAAKLTIYRGDFQKKILQDFSQFDGVLANPPRSGLMGFLNPLESLQPQQRPPFFIYMSCFPESMAKDMQRLQSYGYELTEIAILDQFPQTNHYEVLGLLQRK